A section of the Mangifera indica cultivar Alphonso chromosome 12, CATAS_Mindica_2.1, whole genome shotgun sequence genome encodes:
- the LOC123193376 gene encoding uncharacterized protein LOC123193376 isoform X1: MLKISAFIVMEDLQQSSSTSSSLISCSSSSSSLIQLPLAIDAELWLMAEERIQEILSIIQPAMVSEQKRKEVIDYLQRLINSYYGVEQAFLFGSVPLKTYLPDGDIDLTVVSHQNAEVELARDVCRILESEELDSEFRVNDVQYVCAQVKIVKCSVKDIPVDISFNQMAGLSALCFLEQIDQLIGNNHLFKRSIILIKAWCYYESRILGAHSGLISTYALEILVLCIINLFHSSLCGPLAVLYRFLDYYSTFDWENYCVSINGPVAISSLPESIADTLGNDGDELLLSQEFLRGCREIYSAPIKALETTGHEFHVKHLNIVDPLKDNNNLGRSVSKGNFHRIRCALLHGAQRLRAILMLPGESIGMELEKFFVNTLDRNGKGHRPDAQVPVSVFGTGRYEESDLSGDFNSYYNGLLYGQWYHDYTLPVPSQLNPSLPPSEICNKGGWDSLLQFVHCKQNFCYQWGTEVFVPRLPFCHPYASHLSGATFNVNEVEKSRGTGAYIRDMVCHSYEEPDASVGVRASERKTHALTLKSCRNTGQGEDLSQTNKGRDGCSVDLSLEEFPPLPVIKKPTPSEANHQFDQSTVNSMQGMDCPSTLCIKFGTYEKSVPLLRLPSSPVMKMKTSGASTTSESKHKSSESDEEMVLIQSYHLKDEDFPPLSS, encoded by the exons ATGCTGAAAATTTCAGCTTTCATAGTTATGGAAGATCTTCAACAGAGTTCATCAACTTCTTCCTCTTTAATCTCCTGCTCGTCGTCCTCCTCTTCACTTATTCAACTCCCATTGGCAATTGATGCTGAGCTCTGGCTGATGGCTGAGGAAAGGATCCAAGAGATATTGAGTATTATCCAACCAGCTATGGTTTCTGAGCAAAAAAGGAAGGAGGTCATCGATTATCTTCAGCGACTAATTAATAGTTATTATGGAGTTGAG CAGGCATTCCTGTTTGGGTCAGTACCGTTGAAAACCTATCTTCCAGACGGTGATATTGATTTGACTGTGGTTAGCCATCAAAATGCAGAAGTGGAATTGGCTAGAGATGTCTGTAGAATCCTTGAAAGTGAAGAGCTGGACTCTGAATTCCGAGTAAATGATGTTCAATATGTTTGTGCGCAG GTTAAGATTGTAAAATGCAGTGTGAAGGATATACCAGTGGACATATCTTTCAATCAAATGGCAGGGCTATCTGCATTATGCTTTCTGGAGCAG ATAGATCAACTTATTGGGAATAACCATCTTTTCAAAAGAAGTATTATCTTGATTAAAGCCTGGTGTTATTATGAGAGCCGAATTCTTGGTGCCCATTCTGGCTTGATTTCAACGTATGCATTAGAAATACTGGTTTTGTGCATCATCAATCTCTTTCATTCATCTTTATGTGGCCCTTTAGCG GTCCTATATAGATTTTTGGACTATTACAGCACATTTGATTGGGAAAATTACTGTGTTAGTATAAATGGCCCAGTTGCCATATCTTCACTTCCAGAAAGTATTG CAGACACTCTGGGAAATGATGGAGATGAACTACTGCTCAGTCAGGAATTTCTGAGGGGATGCAGGGAAATATATTCTGCTCCAATTAAGGCATTAGAAACTACGGGACATGAATTTCATGTTAAGCACCTCAATATAGTGGATCCTTTAAAGGACAACAACAACTTAGGGCGAAGTGTTAGCAAAG GAAATTTCCACCGGATCAGATGTGCTCTTTTGCATGGGGCTCAAAGGCTTAGAGCTATCCTTATGCTACCAGGTGAAAGCATTGGTATGGAGCTCGAAAAGTTCTTTGTGAACACTTTGGACAGGAATGGGAAGGGACATAGACCAGATGCACAAGTTCCTGTCTCTGTGTTTGGTACTGGAAGATATGAAGAATCTGATCTCAGTGGAGACTTTAATAGTTACTATAATGGTTTACTGTATGGCCAGTGGTATCATGATTATACCTTGCCTGTTCCTTCCCAGTTGAATCCTTCATTGCCACCTTCTGAAATCTGTAACAAAGGCGGATGGGACAGCCTGCTCCAGTTTGTGCATTGCAagcaaaatttttgttatcaatGGGGAACAGAGGTATTTGTCCCTAGACTACCATTCTGCCATCCTTATGCTTCCCATCTCTCTGGTGCTACATTCAATGTCAATGAAGTTGAGAAATCACGAGGAACTGGTGCATATATTCGTGACATG GTGTGTCATTCTTACGAAGAACCAGATGCTTCAGTTGGAGTAAGGGCTTCAGAACGTAAGACACATGCTCTGACACTGAAATCTTGTAGAAACACTGGTCAGGGTGAAGATTTGTCACAAACAAACAAGGGCAGAGACGGTTGTTCCGTTGATCTTTCACTGGAAGAATTCCCACCTTTACCAGTCATCAAGAAGCCAACACCATCGGAAGCCAATCACCAGTTCGATCAGTCCACTGTTAATTCAATGCAGGGCATGGATTGCCCTTCTACACTATGTATTAAGTTTGGAACTTATGAGAAATCAGTACCACTCTTAAGGTTGCCTTCATCACcagtgatgaagatgaaaacttCGGGTGCTTCAACCACTTCAGAGTCCAAACATAAATCATCTGAAAGTGATGAAGAAAT GGTTCTCATACAGTCATACCATCTGAAGGATGAAGACTTCCCACCCTTGTCCTCATGA
- the LOC123193376 gene encoding uncharacterized protein LOC123193376 isoform X3 — translation MLKISAFIVMEDLQQSSSTSSSLISCSSSSSSLIQLPLAIDAELWLMAEERIQEILSIIQPAMVSEQKRKEVIDYLQRLINSYYGVEQAFLFGSVPLKTYLPDGDIDLTVVSHQNAEVELARDVCRILESEELDSEFRVNDVQYVCAQVKIVKCSVKDIPVDISFNQMAGLSALCFLEQIDQLIGNNHLFKRSIILIKAWCYYESRILGAHSGLISTYALEILVLCIINLFHSSLCGPLAVLYRFLDYYSTFDWENYCVSINGPVAISSLPESIDTLGNDGDELLLSQEFLRGCREIYSAPIKALETTGHEFHVKHLNIVDPLKDNNNLGRSVSKGNFHRIRCALLHGAQRLRAILMLPGESIGMELEKFFVNTLDRNGKGHRPDAQVPVSVFGTGRYEESDLSGDFNSYYNGLLYGQWYHDYTLPVPSQLNPSLPPSEICNKGGWDSLLQFVHCKQNFCYQWGTEVFVPRLPFCHPYASHLSGATFNVNEVEKSRGTGAYIRDMVCHSYEEPDASVGVRASERKTHALTLKSCRNTGQGEDLSQTNKGRDGCSVDLSLEEFPPLPVIKKPTPSEANHQFDQSTVNSMQGMDCPSTLCIKFGTYEKSVPLLRLPSSPVMKMKTSGASTTSESKHKSSESDEEMVLIQSYHLKDEDFPPLSS, via the exons ATGCTGAAAATTTCAGCTTTCATAGTTATGGAAGATCTTCAACAGAGTTCATCAACTTCTTCCTCTTTAATCTCCTGCTCGTCGTCCTCCTCTTCACTTATTCAACTCCCATTGGCAATTGATGCTGAGCTCTGGCTGATGGCTGAGGAAAGGATCCAAGAGATATTGAGTATTATCCAACCAGCTATGGTTTCTGAGCAAAAAAGGAAGGAGGTCATCGATTATCTTCAGCGACTAATTAATAGTTATTATGGAGTTGAG CAGGCATTCCTGTTTGGGTCAGTACCGTTGAAAACCTATCTTCCAGACGGTGATATTGATTTGACTGTGGTTAGCCATCAAAATGCAGAAGTGGAATTGGCTAGAGATGTCTGTAGAATCCTTGAAAGTGAAGAGCTGGACTCTGAATTCCGAGTAAATGATGTTCAATATGTTTGTGCGCAG GTTAAGATTGTAAAATGCAGTGTGAAGGATATACCAGTGGACATATCTTTCAATCAAATGGCAGGGCTATCTGCATTATGCTTTCTGGAGCAG ATAGATCAACTTATTGGGAATAACCATCTTTTCAAAAGAAGTATTATCTTGATTAAAGCCTGGTGTTATTATGAGAGCCGAATTCTTGGTGCCCATTCTGGCTTGATTTCAACGTATGCATTAGAAATACTGGTTTTGTGCATCATCAATCTCTTTCATTCATCTTTATGTGGCCCTTTAGCG GTCCTATATAGATTTTTGGACTATTACAGCACATTTGATTGGGAAAATTACTGTGTTAGTATAAATGGCCCAGTTGCCATATCTTCACTTCCAGAAAGTATTG ACACTCTGGGAAATGATGGAGATGAACTACTGCTCAGTCAGGAATTTCTGAGGGGATGCAGGGAAATATATTCTGCTCCAATTAAGGCATTAGAAACTACGGGACATGAATTTCATGTTAAGCACCTCAATATAGTGGATCCTTTAAAGGACAACAACAACTTAGGGCGAAGTGTTAGCAAAG GAAATTTCCACCGGATCAGATGTGCTCTTTTGCATGGGGCTCAAAGGCTTAGAGCTATCCTTATGCTACCAGGTGAAAGCATTGGTATGGAGCTCGAAAAGTTCTTTGTGAACACTTTGGACAGGAATGGGAAGGGACATAGACCAGATGCACAAGTTCCTGTCTCTGTGTTTGGTACTGGAAGATATGAAGAATCTGATCTCAGTGGAGACTTTAATAGTTACTATAATGGTTTACTGTATGGCCAGTGGTATCATGATTATACCTTGCCTGTTCCTTCCCAGTTGAATCCTTCATTGCCACCTTCTGAAATCTGTAACAAAGGCGGATGGGACAGCCTGCTCCAGTTTGTGCATTGCAagcaaaatttttgttatcaatGGGGAACAGAGGTATTTGTCCCTAGACTACCATTCTGCCATCCTTATGCTTCCCATCTCTCTGGTGCTACATTCAATGTCAATGAAGTTGAGAAATCACGAGGAACTGGTGCATATATTCGTGACATG GTGTGTCATTCTTACGAAGAACCAGATGCTTCAGTTGGAGTAAGGGCTTCAGAACGTAAGACACATGCTCTGACACTGAAATCTTGTAGAAACACTGGTCAGGGTGAAGATTTGTCACAAACAAACAAGGGCAGAGACGGTTGTTCCGTTGATCTTTCACTGGAAGAATTCCCACCTTTACCAGTCATCAAGAAGCCAACACCATCGGAAGCCAATCACCAGTTCGATCAGTCCACTGTTAATTCAATGCAGGGCATGGATTGCCCTTCTACACTATGTATTAAGTTTGGAACTTATGAGAAATCAGTACCACTCTTAAGGTTGCCTTCATCACcagtgatgaagatgaaaacttCGGGTGCTTCAACCACTTCAGAGTCCAAACATAAATCATCTGAAAGTGATGAAGAAAT GGTTCTCATACAGTCATACCATCTGAAGGATGAAGACTTCCCACCCTTGTCCTCATGA
- the LOC123193376 gene encoding uncharacterized protein LOC123193376 isoform X4, whose protein sequence is MLKISAFIVMEDLQQSSSTSSSLISCSSSSSSLIQLPLAIDAELWLMAEERIQEILSIIQPAMVSEQKRKEVIDYLQRLINSYYGVEAFLFGSVPLKTYLPDGDIDLTVVSHQNAEVELARDVCRILESEELDSEFRVNDVQYVCAQVKIVKCSVKDIPVDISFNQMAGLSALCFLEQIDQLIGNNHLFKRSIILIKAWCYYESRILGAHSGLISTYALEILVLCIINLFHSSLCGPLAVLYRFLDYYSTFDWENYCVSINGPVAISSLPESIDTLGNDGDELLLSQEFLRGCREIYSAPIKALETTGHEFHVKHLNIVDPLKDNNNLGRSVSKGNFHRIRCALLHGAQRLRAILMLPGESIGMELEKFFVNTLDRNGKGHRPDAQVPVSVFGTGRYEESDLSGDFNSYYNGLLYGQWYHDYTLPVPSQLNPSLPPSEICNKGGWDSLLQFVHCKQNFCYQWGTEVFVPRLPFCHPYASHLSGATFNVNEVEKSRGTGAYIRDMVCHSYEEPDASVGVRASERKTHALTLKSCRNTGQGEDLSQTNKGRDGCSVDLSLEEFPPLPVIKKPTPSEANHQFDQSTVNSMQGMDCPSTLCIKFGTYEKSVPLLRLPSSPVMKMKTSGASTTSESKHKSSESDEEMVLIQSYHLKDEDFPPLSS, encoded by the exons ATGCTGAAAATTTCAGCTTTCATAGTTATGGAAGATCTTCAACAGAGTTCATCAACTTCTTCCTCTTTAATCTCCTGCTCGTCGTCCTCCTCTTCACTTATTCAACTCCCATTGGCAATTGATGCTGAGCTCTGGCTGATGGCTGAGGAAAGGATCCAAGAGATATTGAGTATTATCCAACCAGCTATGGTTTCTGAGCAAAAAAGGAAGGAGGTCATCGATTATCTTCAGCGACTAATTAATAGTTATTATGGAGTTGAG GCATTCCTGTTTGGGTCAGTACCGTTGAAAACCTATCTTCCAGACGGTGATATTGATTTGACTGTGGTTAGCCATCAAAATGCAGAAGTGGAATTGGCTAGAGATGTCTGTAGAATCCTTGAAAGTGAAGAGCTGGACTCTGAATTCCGAGTAAATGATGTTCAATATGTTTGTGCGCAG GTTAAGATTGTAAAATGCAGTGTGAAGGATATACCAGTGGACATATCTTTCAATCAAATGGCAGGGCTATCTGCATTATGCTTTCTGGAGCAG ATAGATCAACTTATTGGGAATAACCATCTTTTCAAAAGAAGTATTATCTTGATTAAAGCCTGGTGTTATTATGAGAGCCGAATTCTTGGTGCCCATTCTGGCTTGATTTCAACGTATGCATTAGAAATACTGGTTTTGTGCATCATCAATCTCTTTCATTCATCTTTATGTGGCCCTTTAGCG GTCCTATATAGATTTTTGGACTATTACAGCACATTTGATTGGGAAAATTACTGTGTTAGTATAAATGGCCCAGTTGCCATATCTTCACTTCCAGAAAGTATTG ACACTCTGGGAAATGATGGAGATGAACTACTGCTCAGTCAGGAATTTCTGAGGGGATGCAGGGAAATATATTCTGCTCCAATTAAGGCATTAGAAACTACGGGACATGAATTTCATGTTAAGCACCTCAATATAGTGGATCCTTTAAAGGACAACAACAACTTAGGGCGAAGTGTTAGCAAAG GAAATTTCCACCGGATCAGATGTGCTCTTTTGCATGGGGCTCAAAGGCTTAGAGCTATCCTTATGCTACCAGGTGAAAGCATTGGTATGGAGCTCGAAAAGTTCTTTGTGAACACTTTGGACAGGAATGGGAAGGGACATAGACCAGATGCACAAGTTCCTGTCTCTGTGTTTGGTACTGGAAGATATGAAGAATCTGATCTCAGTGGAGACTTTAATAGTTACTATAATGGTTTACTGTATGGCCAGTGGTATCATGATTATACCTTGCCTGTTCCTTCCCAGTTGAATCCTTCATTGCCACCTTCTGAAATCTGTAACAAAGGCGGATGGGACAGCCTGCTCCAGTTTGTGCATTGCAagcaaaatttttgttatcaatGGGGAACAGAGGTATTTGTCCCTAGACTACCATTCTGCCATCCTTATGCTTCCCATCTCTCTGGTGCTACATTCAATGTCAATGAAGTTGAGAAATCACGAGGAACTGGTGCATATATTCGTGACATG GTGTGTCATTCTTACGAAGAACCAGATGCTTCAGTTGGAGTAAGGGCTTCAGAACGTAAGACACATGCTCTGACACTGAAATCTTGTAGAAACACTGGTCAGGGTGAAGATTTGTCACAAACAAACAAGGGCAGAGACGGTTGTTCCGTTGATCTTTCACTGGAAGAATTCCCACCTTTACCAGTCATCAAGAAGCCAACACCATCGGAAGCCAATCACCAGTTCGATCAGTCCACTGTTAATTCAATGCAGGGCATGGATTGCCCTTCTACACTATGTATTAAGTTTGGAACTTATGAGAAATCAGTACCACTCTTAAGGTTGCCTTCATCACcagtgatgaagatgaaaacttCGGGTGCTTCAACCACTTCAGAGTCCAAACATAAATCATCTGAAAGTGATGAAGAAAT GGTTCTCATACAGTCATACCATCTGAAGGATGAAGACTTCCCACCCTTGTCCTCATGA
- the LOC123193376 gene encoding uncharacterized protein LOC123193376 isoform X2: MLKISAFIVMEDLQQSSSTSSSLISCSSSSSSLIQLPLAIDAELWLMAEERIQEILSIIQPAMVSEQKRKEVIDYLQRLINSYYGVEAFLFGSVPLKTYLPDGDIDLTVVSHQNAEVELARDVCRILESEELDSEFRVNDVQYVCAQVKIVKCSVKDIPVDISFNQMAGLSALCFLEQIDQLIGNNHLFKRSIILIKAWCYYESRILGAHSGLISTYALEILVLCIINLFHSSLCGPLAVLYRFLDYYSTFDWENYCVSINGPVAISSLPESIADTLGNDGDELLLSQEFLRGCREIYSAPIKALETTGHEFHVKHLNIVDPLKDNNNLGRSVSKGNFHRIRCALLHGAQRLRAILMLPGESIGMELEKFFVNTLDRNGKGHRPDAQVPVSVFGTGRYEESDLSGDFNSYYNGLLYGQWYHDYTLPVPSQLNPSLPPSEICNKGGWDSLLQFVHCKQNFCYQWGTEVFVPRLPFCHPYASHLSGATFNVNEVEKSRGTGAYIRDMVCHSYEEPDASVGVRASERKTHALTLKSCRNTGQGEDLSQTNKGRDGCSVDLSLEEFPPLPVIKKPTPSEANHQFDQSTVNSMQGMDCPSTLCIKFGTYEKSVPLLRLPSSPVMKMKTSGASTTSESKHKSSESDEEMVLIQSYHLKDEDFPPLSS, translated from the exons ATGCTGAAAATTTCAGCTTTCATAGTTATGGAAGATCTTCAACAGAGTTCATCAACTTCTTCCTCTTTAATCTCCTGCTCGTCGTCCTCCTCTTCACTTATTCAACTCCCATTGGCAATTGATGCTGAGCTCTGGCTGATGGCTGAGGAAAGGATCCAAGAGATATTGAGTATTATCCAACCAGCTATGGTTTCTGAGCAAAAAAGGAAGGAGGTCATCGATTATCTTCAGCGACTAATTAATAGTTATTATGGAGTTGAG GCATTCCTGTTTGGGTCAGTACCGTTGAAAACCTATCTTCCAGACGGTGATATTGATTTGACTGTGGTTAGCCATCAAAATGCAGAAGTGGAATTGGCTAGAGATGTCTGTAGAATCCTTGAAAGTGAAGAGCTGGACTCTGAATTCCGAGTAAATGATGTTCAATATGTTTGTGCGCAG GTTAAGATTGTAAAATGCAGTGTGAAGGATATACCAGTGGACATATCTTTCAATCAAATGGCAGGGCTATCTGCATTATGCTTTCTGGAGCAG ATAGATCAACTTATTGGGAATAACCATCTTTTCAAAAGAAGTATTATCTTGATTAAAGCCTGGTGTTATTATGAGAGCCGAATTCTTGGTGCCCATTCTGGCTTGATTTCAACGTATGCATTAGAAATACTGGTTTTGTGCATCATCAATCTCTTTCATTCATCTTTATGTGGCCCTTTAGCG GTCCTATATAGATTTTTGGACTATTACAGCACATTTGATTGGGAAAATTACTGTGTTAGTATAAATGGCCCAGTTGCCATATCTTCACTTCCAGAAAGTATTG CAGACACTCTGGGAAATGATGGAGATGAACTACTGCTCAGTCAGGAATTTCTGAGGGGATGCAGGGAAATATATTCTGCTCCAATTAAGGCATTAGAAACTACGGGACATGAATTTCATGTTAAGCACCTCAATATAGTGGATCCTTTAAAGGACAACAACAACTTAGGGCGAAGTGTTAGCAAAG GAAATTTCCACCGGATCAGATGTGCTCTTTTGCATGGGGCTCAAAGGCTTAGAGCTATCCTTATGCTACCAGGTGAAAGCATTGGTATGGAGCTCGAAAAGTTCTTTGTGAACACTTTGGACAGGAATGGGAAGGGACATAGACCAGATGCACAAGTTCCTGTCTCTGTGTTTGGTACTGGAAGATATGAAGAATCTGATCTCAGTGGAGACTTTAATAGTTACTATAATGGTTTACTGTATGGCCAGTGGTATCATGATTATACCTTGCCTGTTCCTTCCCAGTTGAATCCTTCATTGCCACCTTCTGAAATCTGTAACAAAGGCGGATGGGACAGCCTGCTCCAGTTTGTGCATTGCAagcaaaatttttgttatcaatGGGGAACAGAGGTATTTGTCCCTAGACTACCATTCTGCCATCCTTATGCTTCCCATCTCTCTGGTGCTACATTCAATGTCAATGAAGTTGAGAAATCACGAGGAACTGGTGCATATATTCGTGACATG GTGTGTCATTCTTACGAAGAACCAGATGCTTCAGTTGGAGTAAGGGCTTCAGAACGTAAGACACATGCTCTGACACTGAAATCTTGTAGAAACACTGGTCAGGGTGAAGATTTGTCACAAACAAACAAGGGCAGAGACGGTTGTTCCGTTGATCTTTCACTGGAAGAATTCCCACCTTTACCAGTCATCAAGAAGCCAACACCATCGGAAGCCAATCACCAGTTCGATCAGTCCACTGTTAATTCAATGCAGGGCATGGATTGCCCTTCTACACTATGTATTAAGTTTGGAACTTATGAGAAATCAGTACCACTCTTAAGGTTGCCTTCATCACcagtgatgaagatgaaaacttCGGGTGCTTCAACCACTTCAGAGTCCAAACATAAATCATCTGAAAGTGATGAAGAAAT GGTTCTCATACAGTCATACCATCTGAAGGATGAAGACTTCCCACCCTTGTCCTCATGA
- the LOC123193376 gene encoding uncharacterized protein LOC123193376 isoform X5 → MFIVLIDWQGAHIISVCSLYDVISMQAFLFGSVPLKTYLPDGDIDLTVVSHQNAEVELARDVCRILESEELDSEFRVNDVQYVCAQVKIVKCSVKDIPVDISFNQMAGLSALCFLEQIDQLIGNNHLFKRSIILIKAWCYYESRILGAHSGLISTYALEILVLCIINLFHSSLCGPLAVLYRFLDYYSTFDWENYCVSINGPVAISSLPESIADTLGNDGDELLLSQEFLRGCREIYSAPIKALETTGHEFHVKHLNIVDPLKDNNNLGRSVSKGNFHRIRCALLHGAQRLRAILMLPGESIGMELEKFFVNTLDRNGKGHRPDAQVPVSVFGTGRYEESDLSGDFNSYYNGLLYGQWYHDYTLPVPSQLNPSLPPSEICNKGGWDSLLQFVHCKQNFCYQWGTEVFVPRLPFCHPYASHLSGATFNVNEVEKSRGTGAYIRDMVCHSYEEPDASVGVRASERKTHALTLKSCRNTGQGEDLSQTNKGRDGCSVDLSLEEFPPLPVIKKPTPSEANHQFDQSTVNSMQGMDCPSTLCIKFGTYEKSVPLLRLPSSPVMKMKTSGASTTSESKHKSSESDEEMVLIQSYHLKDEDFPPLSS, encoded by the exons ATGTTCATTGTGTTGATTGATTGGCAAGGAGCTCACATAATCTCTGTGTGTTCCCTTTATGATGTGATATCCATG CAGGCATTCCTGTTTGGGTCAGTACCGTTGAAAACCTATCTTCCAGACGGTGATATTGATTTGACTGTGGTTAGCCATCAAAATGCAGAAGTGGAATTGGCTAGAGATGTCTGTAGAATCCTTGAAAGTGAAGAGCTGGACTCTGAATTCCGAGTAAATGATGTTCAATATGTTTGTGCGCAG GTTAAGATTGTAAAATGCAGTGTGAAGGATATACCAGTGGACATATCTTTCAATCAAATGGCAGGGCTATCTGCATTATGCTTTCTGGAGCAG ATAGATCAACTTATTGGGAATAACCATCTTTTCAAAAGAAGTATTATCTTGATTAAAGCCTGGTGTTATTATGAGAGCCGAATTCTTGGTGCCCATTCTGGCTTGATTTCAACGTATGCATTAGAAATACTGGTTTTGTGCATCATCAATCTCTTTCATTCATCTTTATGTGGCCCTTTAGCG GTCCTATATAGATTTTTGGACTATTACAGCACATTTGATTGGGAAAATTACTGTGTTAGTATAAATGGCCCAGTTGCCATATCTTCACTTCCAGAAAGTATTG CAGACACTCTGGGAAATGATGGAGATGAACTACTGCTCAGTCAGGAATTTCTGAGGGGATGCAGGGAAATATATTCTGCTCCAATTAAGGCATTAGAAACTACGGGACATGAATTTCATGTTAAGCACCTCAATATAGTGGATCCTTTAAAGGACAACAACAACTTAGGGCGAAGTGTTAGCAAAG GAAATTTCCACCGGATCAGATGTGCTCTTTTGCATGGGGCTCAAAGGCTTAGAGCTATCCTTATGCTACCAGGTGAAAGCATTGGTATGGAGCTCGAAAAGTTCTTTGTGAACACTTTGGACAGGAATGGGAAGGGACATAGACCAGATGCACAAGTTCCTGTCTCTGTGTTTGGTACTGGAAGATATGAAGAATCTGATCTCAGTGGAGACTTTAATAGTTACTATAATGGTTTACTGTATGGCCAGTGGTATCATGATTATACCTTGCCTGTTCCTTCCCAGTTGAATCCTTCATTGCCACCTTCTGAAATCTGTAACAAAGGCGGATGGGACAGCCTGCTCCAGTTTGTGCATTGCAagcaaaatttttgttatcaatGGGGAACAGAGGTATTTGTCCCTAGACTACCATTCTGCCATCCTTATGCTTCCCATCTCTCTGGTGCTACATTCAATGTCAATGAAGTTGAGAAATCACGAGGAACTGGTGCATATATTCGTGACATG GTGTGTCATTCTTACGAAGAACCAGATGCTTCAGTTGGAGTAAGGGCTTCAGAACGTAAGACACATGCTCTGACACTGAAATCTTGTAGAAACACTGGTCAGGGTGAAGATTTGTCACAAACAAACAAGGGCAGAGACGGTTGTTCCGTTGATCTTTCACTGGAAGAATTCCCACCTTTACCAGTCATCAAGAAGCCAACACCATCGGAAGCCAATCACCAGTTCGATCAGTCCACTGTTAATTCAATGCAGGGCATGGATTGCCCTTCTACACTATGTATTAAGTTTGGAACTTATGAGAAATCAGTACCACTCTTAAGGTTGCCTTCATCACcagtgatgaagatgaaaacttCGGGTGCTTCAACCACTTCAGAGTCCAAACATAAATCATCTGAAAGTGATGAAGAAAT GGTTCTCATACAGTCATACCATCTGAAGGATGAAGACTTCCCACCCTTGTCCTCATGA